The stretch of DNA TTCCTTTGCCTGCTCCACAGTGGATTGATGACTAGGGTCCCGGGCTCTTACCCGAAAGGAGATGGTCCTGGGGCTGGAGCGTTTGAGGGAACTGCTGAAGGTGAACAGGGTAGGTGAGGGTGTGTCTGCCTCTTCATCCTTGCTGGGAATTTTTACCTGAGTGGACAGCAAAGGTGTCAGACAAGAACTCACCTTCCTCAGGACAAGGGGAGGGCGCTCCTAGGCCCAAACTTCCAGAGGGACCTCAGGTGGCCTGGCTAATCCCAGAAGCTAGAGATGGGAGAGTCAGTCCAACTGCCTATGCCTCCCTCTCCTGCTCCTGCTACGCAGTAACCACATAGCCTCATGTAGCCCGGCCACCAGGCAGGGCTTTAGTTTTGGAAGGATCTCAGACTCCCTAAGAGCTTGCTATCTAGCCTAAGGCTCCCATGCTTAATGAGTGCCGGTTTCTTCAGTGGGCTCTGTAGTGGACAGGTGACGAGGTTACCCTGGCTCTGAGCAGAAATAAATGGCTTGGAGGCTGGAACCCAGGACCTGGATGAGGATGTGGTTGGAGACCCCAGGTGCCTCTCTGCACATGGCTCCTTTCGGCTCCAACAATCTGCCTCTGACTCGGGGTCCTATTCGGACCATAGCTAGGAAGTCTGACTTGCTAGGAGAGAAAAAACTGCCAAGGCCAGCCCAAAagcgggaggagaggaggaagtgcGGGAAGTAGAGGCCCCAGGGCCGCCAGGGACGGCAAGGGAGAAAGGGGCAGTGCCAACCTGGAGTGTGATGGGTGGGAAGCAAGAAGCCTTAGTCGGAGGGTCTGTTGTGCCCTGCTCTGCAGAGGAAGGTGGGCTCTTCCCAGGGACGGCCCTCCCTCTGGGCTCCCTTGTGGTGGCCTGGCTTCCCCCAGGGGCCTGGGGCTGCTCTGAGGCTGCCGCCTTCTTCGGAGTCAGCTTTGTCTCTGAGACCAGTGACTTCTCGAAGATGGATGCCTTCTCAGACACCAGCCTCCTCTCTTGCATCTTCTCAGAGACAATGGCTTTTTCTAGAACCGGAGGGGACCTCTTCTCTGGTGCTGCTGTCTTCAGAGACACGAGTGTCTTCCCGGGTACCGTTGACTTCTCTGACACACTCGTTCTTTCCGGAACCAACTTCTCTGGGCTGCGTTTCTTCTCAGTCAGGGGTGCTTTCTCTGCGGCTGCCCCCTTCTCTGAGGGGCAGGCTTTCTCCGGAGCCAGTCTCTTGGTAGGCACCGGAGTTTTGTCTGGGACAGGCAGTTTCTCAGAGACGGAGGTCTTCTGCTGGGCCCCTGCCTCCTCTGGAAGGcccttttccccttccccaagCTCTCTGCCCTTTAGATGCTCTTCTTCCTGGGCCCAAGGGCCTCGCTGCTCCCGACTCAATCTCCGGCGAGGCTGGGGCTCCACTTTCTTCTTAGTCACAAGGGGCTGCGGCAAGGTCTGCTCAGGGCTGGGGCTGTCCCTTTCCGCCTCACCCTCTAACCTCTCCTGCACCGGAGCCTGGACAGCCTCTACCACATGCCGCCTCTGTCTCCGTTCCTTCCGAGTCCTCAGGATGGCCTGGACGTCCTCCTCTTCATCTTTGGAGGCTGGAGGTGATGGCTTGGGGACCTCTGCTTCCTCCACGCTGGGCAGCCTGGATCAAAAGACGCGGGGACACAAGGTGGACAGAATCAGATGACGTCAGGAGTGAGGGTGACCCTGGGTGTAGCTGACTCAATGAGACACCCCCAGGGCCACCAAGGAGGAAGGAAGCAAATTAGACCCTGCTCTCCCAGCCCCACCACCACTATTTTCAAAATAATCACTTGTATCTCTTCTGTATGCTGCCCCTCCAAAGGGGGTCACTTGAACAAAGCACCTCGGGGCTCTAGAAAAATCACAGAGTCCTGTACAGTGTTCCGTGTTCAGCCACAATCACTAACACTGATCAAGCAACTGCTTTATAGGTTCTGGGACTGGGGCAACATTGGCTAAGAGGGCTCAGAGGAGTGAGTTCAGTCCCTGTCCATCAGAGCCTAGAGGAGACCGTGGGAGCGAACTGGTAGGGAGCTAAAAGGAAACCCAAGGCTTCTGAGGCACCACTCTAATATCCTGTCCATTGTAGGGGTATATCTGGAACACGGTGGCAGCCACGGGTTTGGGTCAGCCCACAGACACAGCCTGGTCTTTCTTCATCGGAATATGTAAAGGAACAAGAGCAACATAAAATAATTGTGCAAAACTCAGAGGCCCTAGTCTCCAGCTAAAGGAGCTTGTGCCTCCTGTCACCCTGCTTTTCATGTGATTTCAGGCAAGTTAGCTTACTGTCTGAGCTTTTCAAACCTGTAAACTGAGCTTGTTACGCAGCGAAACGAGAGCCATCCCATGAGAGCAACGGCCTAACCCACaggcagcactcaggaagttctgggaccttctcttcctttccctcataATCCCCAAACCTAGATGTCAAGATTGGTCCCCTTTTGCTCCCCCCAGAATGGGGAGGCTCCGAGTATGGGGAGGGAGGTAGCCTGTTTAAGGGAAGTTTGACGAAGCTGGATGAACACTTGTGGCCACACACACAGGACCTCGACGAGTTATCTAAGCATGCTTCCCTGAGTCTCTCCCACTGTAAAACAAGCTATTAACAGTGGCCTCTCACACATCGTGAGGACTGAGGGAGCCACATACATAAAATGTCCAGCAGAGTAGGGCTCATGGACAGGTTCACCAAATAGCATCAGTGAGTGTCGATGAGGAGGATGGGGACCATGCTTGGGCTGAGGATGGGTCTAAGGATGATGAGGAACTTGAATTCCATCTTCCCACCATCAGCCTTACTCCTGGACCAAATCTCTAGCAGGCCAAACAGATTTCACAGAGTCTTCTGGCGCAGCTAGGTCCCTCACCTGCACTCAAACTGAAGGAATGATGTTCAGCTCCTAGCCCCACCACATACCTCTCCACAGGTCTCTGAGCTCCATTCTGGGTGAGTTTTGGAGATTCGTCGTCCgtggttgaactcaggttgcgaTGCCTCCGCCTGCGTTCACGCTCctgttcctcctcatcctccaaaGTCCGCTGCCGGGCCAGGctgagggaaggaggcagggtcAGAGACTGGTGAACATCCATCTTCCCTAGCCAAACTCCAAACTCCCGCAGCCTTGGAGATGACAAATTGCCTCTAGGCAGCCCTGCCGCCAGTGGCCCTGGGGTACTGCCGTGCAGGTGACTTGGGACAAGAATGTTGGAAGTACACATACACAGCATATTTCCAAGACCCATGATGGAGAACAAAGTGTAAAAATTTCTCATTGAAATAGTGTAACTTTCTGTGATGGCCTGTATCTGTAGTTCCAGCTAGCTAGAAGGGTTGAACCCAGGAACTTCAAGCTCCCCTGCGATACACAGTGAGAGTCTGTATcgaaaaaagaaagggggggggggttgaggatttagctcagtggtagagcgcttgcctagcaagcgcaaggccctgggttcagtcctcagctccagaaaaaaaaaagaaaggaaaaaagtgtATATAGATTACGTGTTGAAATGATTGCTTTGGGGTATATTAAAGCAAGTGGAGATATATCATTTATTTTCCCCCTTTTACTTCTTTAACACGGCTGctagaaaatttaatttttcaacGCAGTTCCTTTCTTCACAGCTTGCAAGAATCTAGTCAGAGCGGAGTTTCTCCCGGTTGGCACCACTGACATTTTGGCCAGGTAATTCTTTGCAAGGAGCCACCCTCGATTAGAGGGGACCAAGCAACACCCCTAGACGCCAGTAGCAGCAGCGCCCAGTTGGGACAACCAGAGACATTTTCCAGAATTACCAAATAGCCCCTTGGGGTACCGATGCCCTCAGCTGGGGACCACTGTGCTGGATTTTACTGTGGGAGCAGAATGTCTCTGGATGATGGGAACAGGGAAGGGGGCGTGGCTCTGTCCGAAGGAAAAAGGTGACCTTGACAAGGGCCACTCTCTTCTGAGTTCTTGACAGACAagaactgaggaattgcctcaaAGTAGCTCACAACCCACAAAATTCCTTAGCCTCTGGTGGTAGGCAGAAGGGTAGACTCACAAAtaacacagagagaaaaccacCATACCCTTCCACTTCTCGGGGCCTCTCTAGACCTTTAGAACTATCTTCTCCCTGCCTGGAGTAGCAAGGGGACTCCACATACTCTACATTTGGTTTCCGCTCCTGTGAACTTCCATTTGTGGAACTAACTGGACAGTTTCAGGCAGCTGAACAACCCCCCACTAATCA from Peromyscus eremicus chromosome 15, PerEre_H2_v1, whole genome shotgun sequence encodes:
- the Lad1 gene encoding ladinin-1; this encodes MSVSRKDWSALSSLARQRTLEDEEEQERERRRRHRNLSSTTDDESPKLTQNGAQRPVERLPSVEEAEVPKPSPPASKDEEEDVQAILRTRKERRQRRHVVEAVQAPVQERLEGEAERDSPSPEQTLPQPLVTKKKVEPQPRRRLSREQRGPWAQEEEHLKGRELGEGEKGLPEEAGAQQKTSVSEKLPVPDKTPVPTKRLAPEKACPSEKGAAAEKAPLTEKKRSPEKLVPERTSVSEKSTVPGKTLVSLKTAAPEKRSPPVLEKAIVSEKMQERRLVSEKASIFEKSLVSETKLTPKKAAASEQPQAPGGSQATTREPRGRAVPGKSPPSSAEQGTTDPPTKASCFPPITLQVKIPSKDEEADTPSPTLFTFSSSLKRSSPRTISFRMSPRKDNSETTLTRSASVRLPASTLKLGEKLERYHTAIQRSESVRSPGSSRTEVLVAPAGVASKRHLFEKELAGQNRAEPTIRKENLRLSGVVTSRLNLWISKTQDSGDQGPQEVQKEASVTRRAQWGNKSAMSLDAEV